A single Asterias rubens chromosome 13, eAstRub1.3, whole genome shotgun sequence DNA region contains:
- the LOC117298960 gene encoding inactive ubiquitin carboxyl-terminal hydrolase MINDY-4B-like isoform X2 — MAEVLASTAPKLPGLPMDYKTAVELKQVIFGTRMFSFDEEWKRACFQWQSLKGPFPYGLFCPRDKSRGVIMAIQVHLVRHLQFDKKKEDGHHHYTQDDTESLDVSSAYRLTPTEEERKQGFLLALSDILWSAGEEKRAVVVLQDRKKPGLLHSEEKKLQFFAQSLRITQFTDKEKLRVFLRNHLELLMYHEGGGVLMFLFSIILSRTIPRLLEDLDGDYLFTDRNQCSLALIILVLTGRATANVFNGKKVYDKKGEALAKPLVGMMHRSDCGFLLVDRSKVKEDEKIEVGSMLKTPRVPVWLTYLNGRYSMLLCTNVRLTSDWRAENRFLLHYYNGQSDQLKEAVLTIDTKTSPPKQSLEDFEEKQPPLLEECIHSRWPDAGIDWNGSLPFI; from the exons ATGGCGGAGGTACTAGCTTCTACCGCTCCTAAACTTCCTGGCCTGCCGATGGATTATAAAACTGCTGTG GAACTCAAACAGGTGATTTTCGGGACGCGAATGTTCTCGTTTGACGAAGAGTGGAAACGAGCTTGCTTCCAATGGCAGAGTCTGAAAGGTCCATTTCCGTACGGGCTCTTTTGTCCGAGG GATAAATCGAGAGGGGTGATAATGGCAATCCAGGTCCACCTCGTGCGCCATCTACAGTTTGATAAGAAAAAGGAGGATGGTCATCATCATTATACACAGGATGATACAGAGTCTCTCGACGTTTCAAG TGCTTACAGACTGACACCCACCGAGGAAGAAAGAAAGCAAGGGTTCCTCTTAGCTCTAAGCGATATCCTTTGGTCGGCTGGTGAGGAGAAGAGAGCCGTTGTAGTACTACAGGACAGGAAGAAACCAGGCTTGCTTCACTCCGAAGAAAAGAAACTCCAGTTCTTTGCACAGTCA CTACGAATCACACAGTTCACAGACAAGGAGAAACTGAGAGTGTTTCTGAGAAATCATCTTGAACTG TTGATGTATCATGAGGGAGGTGGAGTCCTTATGTTCCTGTTCAGCATCATTCTGTCAAGAACAATACCAAG ACTACTTGAGGATTTAGACGGTGACTATCTGTTTACGGACAGGAACCAGTGTTCCCTGGCGCTCATCATTCTTGTACTCACTGGTAGGGCTACGGCCAACGTCTTCAATGGCAAGAAGGTGTACGACAAGAAAGGTGAAGCCCTG GCTAAGCCATTGGTTGGGATGATGCATCGTTCTGATTGTGGGTTTCTTTTGGTTGACCGGAGTAAGGTCAAAGAAGACGAGAAAATAGAG GTGGGTAGTATGCTGAAGACGCCCAGGGTACCAGTCTGGTTGACCTACCTCAACGGCCGCTACTCCATGCTGCTCTGTACTAACGTCAGACTGACTAGCGACTGGCGGGCGGAGAATCGGTTCCTGCTGCATTACTATAATGGTCAATCAGACCAGCTTAAAGAAGCTGTACTCACAATTG ATACCAAGACAAGTCCTCCTAAGCAAAGCTTGGAAGACTTTGAGGAGAAGCAGCCGCCTTTGCTTGAAGAGTGCATTCATTCAAG gtggccAGATGCAGGAATAGACTGGAATGGCTCCCTTCCCTTCATCTGA